One stretch of Actinacidiphila sp. DG2A-62 DNA includes these proteins:
- a CDS encoding DUF6716 putative glycosyltransferase, protein MPERKSGPLRVTVIADSDTRWKWGALTARRLDPEARLDARLLRGRATPTARQLAELGISADSMTEQTAAEILAATDADTCDVVVLSCVGGTVQAFIHGFNRAWQGRRSRPVVVTGYVGVVYEKLADGLLLRAGADVVLANSADDARRFTEVYRGVGHPTDAIVETALPFLGGERYRPPGDEQGRGARRFTVTFAVQPSAPEGRADRMHLLRRTVEHARRHPERDVLVKLRSKPGEHTTHIEEHPYQKLVAALDPPDNVQLVYGAMGEVLDRTDLLVTVSSTAALESLHRGIPTAVLTDLGIRESLGNHHFLGSGCYASWDELDDGVLPRADPDWTAAHGVAGADPYAALRARVKALRAAPELPPLSPYYTLRTAPGYLPGVLARHGLDPKGEPVAGLAPVDAGPLRRAARDFLRNSARAAYRQGVQRVAPSIRRWGQL, encoded by the coding sequence GTGCCAGAACGCAAGTCCGGCCCGCTGCGGGTCACGGTGATCGCCGATTCGGACACCCGGTGGAAGTGGGGCGCGCTGACCGCGCGACGACTCGACCCCGAGGCCCGACTCGACGCCAGGCTGCTGCGCGGCCGGGCCACGCCCACCGCCCGGCAACTCGCCGAACTCGGCATATCCGCCGACTCGATGACCGAGCAGACCGCGGCGGAGATCCTCGCCGCCACCGACGCCGACACCTGCGACGTCGTCGTGCTGTCCTGCGTCGGCGGCACCGTGCAGGCGTTCATCCACGGCTTCAACCGCGCCTGGCAGGGCCGCCGTTCACGCCCGGTGGTGGTCACCGGCTACGTCGGCGTGGTCTACGAGAAGCTCGCCGACGGCCTGCTGCTGCGGGCCGGCGCCGACGTCGTCCTGGCCAACAGCGCCGACGACGCACGGCGGTTCACCGAGGTCTACCGCGGGGTCGGGCACCCGACCGACGCGATCGTGGAGACCGCGCTGCCCTTCCTCGGCGGCGAGCGCTACCGGCCGCCGGGCGACGAACAGGGCCGCGGCGCACGGCGGTTCACCGTCACCTTCGCCGTCCAGCCGTCCGCGCCCGAGGGCCGAGCCGACCGGATGCACCTGCTGCGCCGGACCGTCGAGCACGCCCGCCGGCACCCCGAGCGCGACGTGCTGGTGAAGTTGCGCAGCAAGCCCGGCGAGCACACCACGCACATCGAGGAGCACCCGTACCAGAAGCTGGTCGCCGCCCTCGACCCGCCGGACAACGTGCAGTTGGTCTACGGCGCGATGGGCGAGGTGCTCGACCGCACCGACCTGCTGGTCACCGTCAGCTCCACCGCGGCGCTGGAGTCCCTGCATCGGGGCATCCCCACCGCGGTCCTCACCGACCTCGGCATCCGCGAGTCGCTCGGCAACCACCACTTCCTCGGCTCCGGGTGCTACGCGTCCTGGGACGAACTCGACGACGGGGTGCTGCCGCGGGCCGATCCGGACTGGACCGCCGCGCACGGCGTGGCCGGCGCGGACCCCTACGCGGCGCTGCGCGCTCGGGTCAAGGCGCTGCGGGCCGCGCCCGAACTCCCGCCGCTGTCCCCTTACTACACGCTGCGCACCGCGCCGGGTTACCTGCCGGGGGTGCTCGCGCGGCACGGCCTGGACCCCAAGGGCGAGCCGGTGGCCGGGCTCGCGCCCGTCGACGCGGGGCCGCTGCGGCGGGCGGCGCGGGATTTCCTCCGCAATTCGGCTCGCGCCGCGTATCGGCAAGGGGTGCAGCGGGTCGCTCCCTCCATCCGCCGCTGGGGCCAGCTGTGA
- a CDS encoding acylneuraminate cytidylyltransferase, which translates to MSETHPGTGETDHRSRNVLAVIPARGGSKGVPGKNLAAVGGIPLVARAVRACRGAHRVTSVVVSTDDPATAETARAAGADVVLRPAAIAGDTATSEAAVLHAMDAHAVTTGAAADVVLLVQCTSPFLTSEEIDDCVAAITEGGADTAHTVAAFHGFVWREDAGPQGAFGVNHDRATRPRRQDRPQDLLETGAAYAMRADGFRVSNHRFFGRTALIPTDPARVLEIDEPADLARARALAPLLDPAATTPGRDEIDAVVLDFDGTQTDDRVLIDADGRETVAVHRGDGLGIAALRRAGLPVLILSTETNPVVAARARKLRVPVLHGIDRKDLALKQWCEENGIAPERVLYAGNDVNDMGCFALVGWPVAVAGAHDVVRAAARAVTTAHGGQGAIREIAAWLLGPSLDR; encoded by the coding sequence ATGAGCGAGACGCACCCCGGAACGGGGGAAACGGACCACCGCAGCCGGAACGTCCTCGCGGTGATCCCCGCGCGCGGCGGCTCCAAGGGCGTGCCCGGGAAGAACCTCGCCGCGGTCGGCGGCATACCGCTGGTCGCGCGGGCGGTCCGCGCGTGCCGCGGGGCGCACCGCGTCACCTCGGTGGTCGTCTCCACCGACGACCCCGCGACCGCCGAGACCGCTCGCGCCGCCGGCGCCGACGTGGTGCTGCGGCCCGCCGCCATCGCCGGGGACACCGCGACCAGCGAGGCCGCGGTCCTGCACGCGATGGACGCGCACGCCGTGACGACCGGCGCCGCCGCCGACGTGGTGCTGCTGGTGCAGTGCACCAGCCCCTTCCTCACCAGCGAGGAGATCGACGACTGCGTCGCCGCGATCACCGAGGGCGGCGCCGACACCGCGCACACCGTCGCCGCGTTCCACGGCTTCGTCTGGCGCGAGGACGCCGGCCCGCAGGGGGCGTTCGGCGTCAACCACGACCGGGCGACCCGGCCGCGGCGCCAGGACCGGCCGCAGGATTTGCTGGAGACCGGCGCCGCGTACGCCATGCGCGCCGACGGCTTCCGCGTCTCCAACCACCGCTTCTTCGGCCGCACCGCGCTGATCCCCACCGACCCCGCCCGGGTGCTGGAGATCGACGAGCCGGCCGACCTGGCCAGGGCCCGCGCGCTGGCGCCGCTGCTGGACCCGGCCGCGACCACCCCGGGCCGCGACGAGATCGACGCGGTCGTCCTGGACTTCGACGGCACCCAGACCGACGACCGGGTGCTGATCGACGCCGACGGCCGCGAGACGGTCGCCGTGCACCGCGGCGACGGCCTCGGCATCGCGGCGCTGCGCCGCGCCGGGCTGCCGGTCCTGATCCTGTCCACCGAGACCAACCCGGTCGTCGCCGCACGGGCCCGCAAGCTGCGGGTCCCCGTGCTGCACGGCATCGACCGCAAGGACCTCGCACTCAAGCAGTGGTGCGAGGAGAACGGCATCGCGCCCGAACGGGTCCTGTACGCCGGCAACGACGTCAACGACATGGGCTGCTTCGCCCTGGTCGGCTGGCCCGTCGCCGTCGCCGGGGCCCACGACGTGGTGCGCGCCGCGGCGCGCGCCGTCACCACCGCGCACGGCGGCCAGGGAGCGATCCGCGAGATCGCCGCGTGGCTGCTCGGTCCCTCGCTGGACCGCTGA
- a CDS encoding glycosyltransferase family 2 protein, translating to MVKLSVIVPFFNVQQYAPDTLHSLRANARSDFEFVLVDDKSTDRTPELLERSLDSLPGARLVRHERNGGLATARNTGIDAARGEYLTFLDGDDWYGPGYLPRLVAAIEDLGTDFVRVDHVQCTGRARNVIRVPHGRRGVPLKARDAILPADRSTSVDYPYAWAGIYHRRLVDAGLLHFPDGLRTAEDRPWIWRLHRKAESFGVAELFGIFYRRGVTTSLTQIGDVRQLDFIRSFDQVIAEVSQDPEADRFLPKAVRTYCAIIAHHLGNIDRFEPQVARKLKAMSAAALRRLPQDVLTDALDSMDLERSSKIRRLRWRLPADGTAAA from the coding sequence GTGGTAAAGCTCTCCGTCATCGTGCCGTTTTTCAATGTGCAGCAATACGCTCCTGACACGCTGCACAGCCTGCGGGCCAACGCCCGGTCCGACTTCGAATTCGTGCTGGTGGACGACAAGTCCACCGACCGCACGCCGGAACTGCTGGAAAGGTCGCTGGATTCGCTGCCGGGCGCCCGCCTGGTACGGCACGAGCGCAACGGGGGCCTGGCCACCGCGCGCAACACCGGCATCGACGCCGCGCGCGGCGAGTACCTGACCTTCCTGGACGGCGACGACTGGTACGGGCCGGGCTACCTGCCCCGACTCGTCGCCGCCATCGAGGACTTGGGCACCGACTTCGTCCGGGTGGACCACGTCCAGTGCACCGGCCGCGCCCGCAACGTGATCCGGGTGCCGCACGGCCGCCGGGGCGTCCCGCTGAAGGCGCGCGACGCGATCCTGCCCGCCGACCGCTCGACCTCGGTCGACTACCCGTACGCGTGGGCCGGGATCTACCACCGCCGGCTGGTCGACGCCGGGCTGCTGCACTTCCCCGACGGGTTGCGCACCGCCGAGGACCGGCCGTGGATCTGGCGGCTGCACCGCAAGGCGGAGAGCTTCGGGGTGGCCGAACTGTTCGGCATCTTCTACCGGCGCGGCGTGACCACGTCGCTGACCCAGATCGGCGACGTGCGCCAACTGGACTTCATCCGCAGCTTCGACCAGGTGATCGCGGAGGTCAGCCAGGACCCGGAAGCCGACCGCTTCCTGCCCAAGGCGGTCCGCACCTACTGCGCGATCATCGCCCACCACCTGGGCAACATCGACCGGTTCGAGCCGCAGGTGGCGCGCAAGCTCAAGGCGATGAGCGCGGCGGCGCTGCGCCGGCTGCCGCAGGACGTGCTGACCGACGCGCTGGACTCGATGGACCTGGAGCGCAGCTCCAAGATCCGCCGGCTGCGCTGGCGGCTGCCCGCCGACGGAACGGCGGCCGCGTGA